One genomic segment of Gadus chalcogrammus isolate NIFS_2021 chromosome 3, NIFS_Gcha_1.0, whole genome shotgun sequence includes these proteins:
- the LOC130380005 gene encoding tumor necrosis factor ligand superfamily member 14-like has product MSLGGPDTLPQLFVVDSQAPYAHLPTTRRRRKPSTIQTLLLLLGVLALSGVLVEGVFIYYLYRKTQVGTTMSQIGDKDNLPMAMRAHPKTQQKPSAHLLGSTSLKEGIIHWSNINSTATFTSQMDYKDGHLMVPRRGFYYLYTKVYLDLSEGCTSFQVMKLMKNTVGYHKPIELLHSNRFSCPIDGRSTDKEIFLSGIFNLAPKDEVYVTLENKAMKLFKNENYMGAFMLYE; this is encoded by the exons ATGTCATTGGGTGGCCCAGACACCCTTCCCCAGCTCTTTGTGGTGGACAGCCAGGCTCCATATGCTCACCTGCCCACTACCAGGCGCAGGAGGAAACCCAGCACCATCCAAACACTTCTGCTCCTTCTCGGGGTCCTCGCTTTGTCAGGAGTTTTGGTTGAGGGAGTCTTCATCTACTATCTGTACAGAAAAACCCAG GTTGGTACCACCATGAGTCAAATTGGAGACAAAG ATAACCTACCAATGGCCATGAGGGCGCATCCAAAGACTCAACAAAAGCCCTCTGCCCACCTCCTCG GCTCCACCAGTCTTAAGGAAGGCATCATACATTGGAGTAATATTAATTCCACTGCCACCTTCACCTCCCAGATGGACTACAAAGATGGACACTTAATGGTCCCGAGGAGAGGATTCTATTACTTGTACACCAAAGTGTACCTGGATCTGTCAGAGGGATGCACATCCTTCCAGGTCATGAAGTTAATGAAGAACACAGTTGGATACCATAAACCAATAGAATTGTTGCATTCTAATAG GTTCAGCTGCCCTATTGATGGGAGATCCACTGATAAGGAAATCTTTCTGAGCGGTATCTTCAATCTGGCGCCTAAGGATGAGGTTTATGTAACTCTTGAGAATAAGGCCATGAAACTGTTCAAGAATGAGAATTATATGGGAGCCTTTATGTTATACGAATAA
- the LOC130379285 gene encoding uncharacterized protein LOC130379285 has product MIMDVESLKKSGSSRVRCLDAFLVVSIVLLFAAVGVLTVGLFFGTKAETASSPQPYASDVGDKIQNVAYLQPDSPDLKNGTMRWKAVNRGAGTSVGSLFDFNPDHHSIRTTRDGHYFIYIELKLTCSTDDCDAGRFTVSIGDLLTCNFELPEWKETTPVYQKCWQVTRMDKETRLVTLMTAQQQLNKWRIDVAASKQGIYLVG; this is encoded by the exons atgATCATGGATGTCGAAAGTCTCAAAAAGAGTGGAAGTTCACGTGTGAGGTGCCTGGACGCGTTTCTGGTTGTTTCCATTGTGTTGCTGTTCGCGGCAGTCGGGGTGCTGACGGTGGGACTCTTCTTTGGGACGAAGGCTGAGACAGCGTCCAGCCCTCAGCCCTACGCCTCTGATGTCGGGGACAAG ATACAGAACGTTGCCTACCTGCAACCAGACTCAC CCGACCTGAAGAACGGCACCATGCGGTGGAAGGCTGTAAACCGCGGAGCGGGGACCTCCGTGGGAAGCCTCTTCGACTTCAACCCAGACCACCACTCTATCAGGACGACGCGGGACGGCCACTACTTCATCTACATCGAGCTCAAGCTCACCTGCTCAACGGACGACTGCGACGCCGGTCGGTTCACCGTGAGCATCGGTGACCTCCTCACGTGCAACTTCGAGCTGCCTGAGTGGAAGGAAACGACCCCCGTCTACCAGAAGTGCTGGCAGGTGACCAGGATGGACAAAGAGACGCGGTTGGTCACTCTGATGACTGCCCAGCAGCAGCTGAACAAATGGAGGATCGACGTGGCCGCTTCCAAACAGGGGATCTACCTAGTGGGTTAG